Part of the Bradysia coprophila strain Holo2 unplaced genomic scaffold, BU_Bcop_v1 contig_239, whole genome shotgun sequence genome is shown below.
CCATTACAGTTAGATAAAAAGGTGGAGAAACAAAGTATTGCGACTGGTGTTGTTCTGTTTCTATTcggttttgtgtgtgtgtattattattgaattcgaattgatttcaaatgtttttcgtaaatgAAATGGTGGCTCTGAAAAGAGCCGTTTGTTTTGATGTCGGAGATTTCAAtgtgaaaccattttttaaaaatcaatttacttggAGCTGGTATATTTGGTGACGGCTTTTGTGCCTTCACTGACAGCGTGCTTGGCCAATTCACCAGGCAACAACAGACGAACAGCGGTTTGAATTTCCCGACTGGTGATGGTCGATCGTTTGTTGTAGTGAGCCAAACGAGATGCTTCGGCAGCAATGCGTTCGAAAATATCATTAACGAAACTGTTCATGATACTCATGGCTTTGCTCGAAATACCAGTGTCTGGATGCACTTGCTTCAACACTTTGTAGATGTAGATGGCATAAGATTCCTTACGCTtgcgtttcttcttcttgtcgCCTTTCGAAATGTTCTTTTGTGCCTTGCCGGCCTTCTTTGCAGCTTTTCCGCTTGTCTTTGGTGGCATGTTTACTCAACGATATACTCAGTGAAACTGTCAATACTGCCGCATTCGTACGTCGCTTTTATATTCACTTTTGTTCAACGAGATGGCTCCGCCCATTCATCCATATGGTTGAATAAACGTGCATATAACGGCCTTACGCGTACATTCAGTATCATTCAGTCGTTCAGTTTCGTGCTGTAaacaagtaaattaaaaaaaatctaaaaatgtcTGGCCGTGGTAAAGGTGGAAAAGTTAAGGGAAAGGCAAAGTCTCGTTCGAACCGTGCCGGATTACAGTTTCCAGTCGGTCGTATTCATCGATTATTACGCAAAGGCAACTATGCCGAACGTGTCGGTGCTGGTGCTCCAgtttatttggcagctgtgaTGGAATATTTGGCTGCTGAAGTATTGGAATTGGCTGGTAACGCAGCTCGTGACAACAAAAAGACCAGAATCATTCCACGTCATTTACAGTTGGCCATCCGCAACGACGAAGAATTGAACAAGTTGTTGTCGGGCGTAACCATTGCCCAAGGTGGTGTTCTGCCCAACATTCAGGCAGTTTTGTTGCCGAAAAAGACCGAAAAGAAGGCTTAAATGCCCTGTGTACTGGAAACATCGAGTATACCTACAAAACGCCCTTTTAAGGGCGAccaaaaaattgacgaaaaacaattgaatcatTCGATAGAATAAtacgaaaacaaaacagtTTGCAGTGTTCCTTTTCCTCAGCTATAATTTTTAAGTTGCTGACAACGACCGCATAACGCGAAAAGGGAGGAGGAGGGTATAGTATAATGAGGACATTCAAGTTAATATGTGGCGCAAATCGCATGGCctagaaaatttcagatttgttATTGTCACCTTATTAAGTCAGACGCGCTGTTCTGTGTACAAATTTTGAATGGGTCTCTTCAATCgttgtttgtttgtgtttcGATGTTAATACGAGCATTTCTCTTACACACTAATTTCCCTACTTTTAGTGCTGTTATTAGAGCccaatcgaaaacaaaacattcgGGCGTCATTCGAAATTCTATTTCTTGTTACATTATGTTCCCCACAATCTTATTCATCTAATCTGTCAGCAGTGCATTTACTACACGAaccaattttgtattattatgtTTGGAAGTGAGTatcgaatcgtttttatttatgattttggCGGCCCTGAAAAGGGCCATTTTAAGAGCGTCATTTGGGATCTTTTAACGCAGAATTAACCTCCGAAACCGT
Proteins encoded:
- the LOC119077560 gene encoding histone H2B-like: MPPKTSGKAAKKAGKAQKNISKGDKKKKRKRKESYAIYIYKVLKQVHPDTGISSKAMSIMNSFVNDIFERIAAEASRLAHYNKRSTITSREIQTAVRLLLPGELAKHAVSEGTKAVTKYTSSK
- the LOC119077557 gene encoding histone H2A translates to MSGRGKGGKVKGKAKSRSNRAGLQFPVGRIHRLLRKGNYAERVGAGAPVYLAAVMEYLAAEVLELAGNAARDNKKTRIIPRHLQLAIRNDEELNKLLSGVTIAQGGVLPNIQAVLLPKKTEKKA